A genomic window from Silene latifolia isolate original U9 population chromosome Y, ASM4854445v1, whole genome shotgun sequence includes:
- the LOC141631343 gene encoding uncharacterized protein LOC141631343 yields MPPRRNTAVNITQEELDQLLAENEALKAKRMDPAKMSTIVARHNPTIFTGEGEPHLLGDWCREFTNLFELIACPAELQVDQAAHYLRATAGEWWTRNKAEIRHVARDIEERYVSWLEFQVILTDQFMPEFRKAKLREEFDTFKMTEDMTVDTYHRKFRLLASYIDEFAKNETMLAMRFERGLTVDIKKRLTAAPPTTVQDIYLRAGAAERLSEQIKEDKKGKAEKRKPETVSDNTGAKKPNSGKFGGYSTNSAPGGMRNQSGGSFRGASIGDQWVSDSGIRVNNYRTPNTGYGGGARSGASNSYQGSYNNYQNRSQQNQPSGGGNFQRNQNEGNKQPNTASSSQFGAKSSGKLFAMGKEAAKEDAHVVTGTFLVNSKPTFVLFDSGATHSFISREHVRALNLTTYDRVVDSVIVPSGESVPCDKIYTSVPIQIGEVVFHCDLMEFPLGGFEVILGMDCLGKYKAFIDCYQKKISLRGLKGVRVTYKGYMVKPKVKFISVNTLKSSLRKGDQLILCQMWDRESETPRISDIPVVRDFEGVFPEEIPGLPPKRDVDFSIDLKPGAGPISKPPYRMGPKEMEELKKQLDELAEKGYIRPSVSPSGAPVLFVKKKDGSLRMCVDYRELNNVTIKNRYPLTRIDDLFDQLSGAGVFSKIDLRSGYHQLRIKNEDIPKTAFRTRYGHYEFVVMPFGLTNAPPCLWTDESGVRSLPTSSWLYSSMIFWFTPRMRKSTRSIEESVENSAENRLYAKLTNEELKKKILTEAHATPYSVHPGGDKLYKDLKKTFWWPNMKKEVAEFVSRCLTCQRVKGEHKRPQGKVQPLDVPEWKWESISMDFIVGLPRTQRDTWSKAELAKAYVQYVVKLHGVPKDIVSDRDSRFLSKFWQKLQSLMGTQLKMSTAFHPATDGQTKRTIQTLEDMLRACVLSDPSHVLSPEVIEVDEQLSYLETPKEILDRKVRKTRNGETALMKVLWTNHNVEEATWETEASMRESYPHLFS; encoded by the exons ATGCCTCCAAGAAGGAACACGGCTGTAAACATCACCCAGGAAGAGTTAGACCAGCTACTggctgagaatgaggccctaaaggccaaaaGAATGGACCCTGCTAAGATGAGTACAATAGTGGCGAGGCATAACCCTACCATTTTCACTGGAGAGGGGGAACCTCACTTGCTGGGAGATTGGTGTCGGGAGTTCACCAACCTATTCGAGCTGATAGCTTGTCCTGCAGAGCTACAAGTAGACCAGGCTGCCCACTACCTCAGGGCTACAGCTGGGGAATGGTGGACTAGGAACAAGGCGGAGATTCGACATGTTGCTAGGGATATTGAGGAAAGATACGTGTCTTGGTTGGAATTTCAAGTGATACTAACGGACCAGTTCATGCCAGAGTTCAGGAAagctaagctgagggaggagttcgatacgTTTAAGATGACAGAGGACATGACGGTGGACACATACCATAGGAAGTTCCGACTGTTGGCTTCATATATCGATGAATTTGCTAAGAACGAGACCatgctggctatgaggtttgagaggggactGACGGTGGAtatcaagaagaggctcacgGCAGCTCCACCTACCACCGTTCAGGACATCTATCTGAGGGCTGGTGCTGCTGAGAGGCTCTCCGAGCAGATCAAGGAGGATAAGAAAGGAAAAGCTGAGAAGAGGAAGCCGGAAACTGTCAGTGATAATACTGGGGCCAAGAAGCCGAATTCAGGCAAGTTCGGTGGATACTCCACCAATAGTGCTCCTGGGGGGATGAGGAATCAAAGCGGAGGCAGTTTCAGAGGTGCTAGTATTGGAG ATCAGTGGGTCTCGGACAGCGGGATCAGGGTAAACAACTACCGTACTCCTAACACTGGCTATGGAGGAGGTGCCCGATCTGGGGCAAGTAACAGTTAtcaaggaagctacaacaactatcAGAACCGTAGCCAGCAAAACCAGCCCAGCGGGGGTGGTAACTTCCAGAGGAACCAGAACGAGGGGAACAAGCAACCCAATACCGCTTCATCGAGTCAGTTTGGAGCTAAGTCCAGTGGCAAACTCTTTGCCATGGGGAAGGAAGCAGCAAAGGAGGATGCCCATGTCGtgactggtacatttcttgtcaactctaaacccacctttgtgttaTTCGATTCTGGTGCCACACATTCATTCATATCTAGGGAGCATGTTAGAGCCTTGAACCTTACTACATATGATAGAGTGGTCGATTCTGTTATAGTACCCTCGGGAGAGTCTGTGCCTTGTGATAAAATCTATACCAGTGTACCTATTCAGATTGGGGAGGTCGTCTTTCACTGTGACCTTATGGAGTTTCCATTGGGTGGGTTCGAGGTGATTCTAGGGATGGATTgtttgggaaagtacaaagctttcATTGACTGTTACCAAAAGAAGATATCTCTGAGAGGACTTAAGGGAGTCAGAGTAACCTACAAGGGATacatggtcaaacccaaagtcaaatttATTTCTGTAAATACCCTAAAATCGAGTCTGAGGAAGGGAGACCAGTTGATCTTGTGTCAGATGTGGGATAGAGAGTCTGAGACCCCTAGGATTTCTGACATACCTGTGGTGAGAGACTTTGAGGGGGTATTTCCGGAAGAGATTCCTGGGCTACCACCTAAGCGCGACGTTgacttttccattgatctaaAGCCGGGAGCTGGACCTATTTCTAAACCACCATACCGTATGGGACCAAaagagatggaagaattgaagaAGCAATTGGATGAGTTGGCTGAGAAGGGTTATATTCGACCCAGTGTTTCACCTTCGGGAGCACCTGTCCTATTTGTCAAGAAAAAGGATGGAAGTTTGAGGATGTGTGTGGATTACCGAGAGTTGAATAACGTGACTATCAAGAACCGATATCCATTGacaaggatcgatgatttgtttgaccaatTGAGTGGGGCTGGAGTGTTCTCGAAGATTGacctgaggtcgggttatcatcaactGAGGATAAAGAACGAGGATATCCCTAAGACTGCATTCAGAACCAGATATggacactatgagttcgtggtcatgcccttcggattgaccaatgcgccaCCGTGTTTATGGACCGATGAATCGGGTGTTCGATCCTTACcgacaagttcgtggttgtattCATCGATGATATTTTGGtttactccaagaatgaggaagAGCACGAGGAGCATCGAGGAGAGTGTTGAGAACTCCGCGGAGAATCGATTGTATGCCAAGTTGA CTAACGAGGAACTGAAGAAGAAAATTCTCACTGAAGCACATGCTACTCCTTATTCTGTACACCCTGGAGGGGATAAGttatacaaggacctcaagaagacgttttggtggcctaatatgaagaaggaAGTCGCTGAGTTCGtgtctcgatgtttgacatgccagagggtGAAGGGTGAGCACAAGAGACCACAGGGGAAAGTTCAGCCGCTAGatgtgccagagtggaagtgggagagtaTTTCCATGGACTTCATCGTCGGGTTGCCTCGGACTCAaagag atacttggagtaaggctgAGTTGGCTAAGGCTTATGTTCAGTACGTGGTAAAGTTGCATGGTGTGCCTAAGGATATCGTCTCCGACAGAGATTCCAGGTTTCTATCCAAGTTCTGGCAGAAATTGCAGTCATTGATGGGTACTCAActgaagatgagcaccgcttttcatcctgcTACTGACGGTCAGACAAAGAGGACTATTCAGACCctcgaggatatgttgagagcttgt GTACTgagcgatccatcacatgtgttgagTCCTGAGGTGATCGAGGTGGATGAGCAGTTGTCCTATCTGGAGACACCTAAGGAGATTTTGGACAGGAAGGTGAGGAAGACCAGGAATGGAGAGACAGCTTTGATGAAAGTCTTGTGGACTAACCAcaatgttgaggaagctacatgggagactGAGGCTTCCATGAGGGAAAGCTATCCACACCTGTTTTCATga